A genomic segment from Syntrophotalea acetylenivorans encodes:
- a CDS encoding class I SAM-dependent methyltransferase, whose amino-acid sequence MEKKHNNGHQHQGKSSERLVEKEKIVASLSIRTGQKVLDAGCGNGYMAVEFAKQVGISGKVYALDPDASAIAWLTEETRGTVIEPFVGDVTQQTKLPPSSIDLIYLSTVLHGFTPAQMQGFVLEAKRLLKPGGTLALVEIKKEETPFGPPQSMRLSAEELESTLGLSSINRVDVGRYFYLQIFQLP is encoded by the coding sequence ATGGAAAAAAAGCACAATAATGGGCACCAGCACCAGGGAAAATCCTCGGAACGCCTGGTGGAAAAAGAAAAGATCGTTGCTAGCCTTTCTATTCGTACTGGTCAAAAAGTATTGGATGCAGGGTGCGGCAATGGATACATGGCTGTAGAGTTCGCCAAGCAGGTAGGGATCTCAGGGAAGGTGTATGCCTTAGACCCGGACGCCAGTGCCATCGCCTGGTTGACGGAGGAAACCAGGGGAACCGTTATCGAACCCTTCGTTGGGGATGTCACCCAACAAACGAAGCTGCCTCCCAGCTCCATCGATCTGATCTACCTGTCAACGGTCCTTCATGGGTTCACTCCCGCACAAATGCAAGGGTTTGTTTTAGAGGCGAAGCGCTTGCTGAAGCCAGGAGGGACTCTCGCCCTCGTCGAGATAAAGAAGGAAGAGACTCCATTCGGACCACCGCAAAGCATGAGATTGTCAGCGGAAGAGTTAGAAAGCACCCTGGGCTTGAGTTCAATTAACCGGGTTGATGTTGGTCGGTATTTCTATCTGCAAATTTTCCAGCTGCCCTAA
- a CDS encoding TolC family protein, with the protein MDEESYRAAVEATWLLYDGGMRKGYREQAKGLVDMMKQDSRRTDLEIVDSVKRYYYGAVLATQLHQIGKDTLARMEATLSLTETMYKEGSGRVKKTDWLDNKVMVESLRSMVALLEKNELMAQAAIANTMGLSWKASVIPAEREMPFSPFPGLLDGMVSKAYQFNPDWAKVEAGIRAAEGAVRTAESGHYPKLAITGELHKWWNDYDAGMATDRNKEGWTIGIGMEIPIFSGFLTSNKVAETRARVSKIKEEQFLLKEGIGLQVRDTFLALNAAEKSHQATQDAMIAAEESRDLNTRAYQHELVETEDVIRAQLMEALMSAQHYKTRYDHIALQSRMNLLVGTEILKKLEH; encoded by the coding sequence ATGGATGAGGAATCCTACCGGGCCGCCGTCGAGGCAACCTGGCTTCTTTATGACGGAGGCATGCGCAAAGGCTATCGCGAACAAGCCAAGGGTCTTGTCGATATGATGAAACAGGACTCGCGGCGCACTGACCTTGAAATTGTCGACAGCGTCAAACGCTATTATTACGGAGCGGTTCTGGCAACCCAACTCCACCAGATCGGCAAAGACACCTTGGCTCGCATGGAGGCAACTCTCAGCCTTACAGAGACAATGTATAAAGAAGGCAGCGGCAGGGTGAAAAAAACGGACTGGCTGGACAATAAGGTCATGGTCGAATCGCTGCGGTCCATGGTGGCTTTGCTGGAAAAAAATGAATTGATGGCTCAAGCCGCCATAGCCAATACCATGGGCTTGTCATGGAAGGCTAGCGTGATACCTGCCGAGAGGGAGATGCCTTTCTCACCGTTCCCCGGCCTATTGGACGGCATGGTCAGCAAAGCCTACCAGTTTAACCCTGACTGGGCTAAAGTCGAAGCCGGCATCCGGGCGGCGGAAGGGGCCGTGCGTACAGCTGAAAGCGGCCATTACCCCAAACTGGCGATTACCGGCGAACTGCACAAATGGTGGAATGATTACGACGCCGGCATGGCAACGGACCGCAACAAGGAAGGCTGGACCATCGGCATAGGCATGGAAATTCCGATTTTCAGCGGCTTCCTGACTTCAAACAAGGTGGCCGAAACCCGGGCCCGTGTGTCCAAAATCAAGGAGGAGCAATTCCTCCTCAAAGAGGGCATCGGCCTTCAAGTCCGGGATACTTTTCTCGCCTTGAATGCCGCAGAGAAATCCCATCAGGCAACACAAGACGCCATGATCGCCGCAGAGGAAAGTCGCGACCTGAACACCCGGGCCTACCAGCACGAACTGGTAGAGACCGAAGATGTCATCCGCGCCCAGTTGATGGAAGCTCTGATGTCAGCCCAGCACTACAAAACCCGCTACGATCACATTGCCCTCCAGTCTCGAATGAACTTGCTGGTCGGGACCGAAATATTGAAAAAGCTGGAGCATTAG
- a CDS encoding MarR family winged helix-turn-helix transcriptional regulator → MHKWLSSCTIAAMEKNKQQLMQRTMELQKVARKLARIEGLPVVVGEGVEISTREAHTIQAIGEQGPLCVKDLATCFGVSKSAASQMVSKLARKGFIVKQPSAHSNKEIELSLTAMGWQACRAHEQSHGRDMARIVEAMEKLSPGEMKTLKKLLEIFSEIADERLNSE, encoded by the coding sequence TTGCATAAATGGTTAAGTAGCTGTACTATTGCCGCTATGGAAAAGAACAAACAACAACTCATGCAAAGAACGATGGAGCTACAGAAGGTTGCCCGCAAGTTGGCTCGCATCGAGGGTCTGCCGGTAGTGGTAGGCGAGGGTGTGGAAATCTCCACCCGGGAGGCACATACGATCCAGGCAATTGGGGAGCAGGGCCCCCTGTGCGTGAAAGATCTCGCCACCTGTTTTGGCGTGAGTAAAAGCGCTGCCTCCCAGATGGTTTCCAAACTGGCCCGCAAAGGATTCATCGTCAAGCAGCCTTCGGCGCACAGCAATAAGGAAATAGAATTGTCTCTCACTGCGATGGGTTGGCAGGCCTGTCGTGCCCATGAGCAATCCCATGGCAGAGATATGGCCCGGATTGTCGAGGCTATGGAAAAGCTTTCGCCGGGCGAAATGAAGACCCTGAAAAAACTTTTGGAAATCTTTAGTGAAATTGCGGATGAGCGCCTGAACAGCGAATAA
- a CDS encoding TolC family protein, translating into MFDTVYTRIWIVAGALLFFSTTSISAPLPVINTDYREPVSLETCIQVALQNNHRRPASRYAVEMAEAQHRQALAGYWPQITAKGGYQRMDESSNFLFPEKSISLPGGGIPLPPALGGGFFQSTTLLFQNRMSS; encoded by the coding sequence ATGTTTGACACAGTCTACACCAGGATCTGGATCGTGGCGGGGGCCCTTTTATTCTTCTCAACCACCTCCATTAGCGCTCCTCTGCCAGTGATTAATACCGATTATCGTGAACCGGTCTCTTTAGAAACGTGCATTCAGGTCGCACTGCAAAACAATCATCGCCGTCCGGCTTCCCGCTATGCTGTAGAGATGGCCGAGGCTCAGCATCGCCAGGCTTTGGCCGGATACTGGCCGCAGATCACCGCCAAGGGCGGGTATCAGCGTATGGATGAGTCTTCGAACTTCCTCTTTCCTGAAAAGAGCATATCTCTCCCGGGGGGCGGGATCCCACTTCCGCCAGCATTGGGTGGGGGATTCTTCCAATCGACGACATTGCTGTTTCAGAACAGGATGTCAAGCTGA